CGTGATCAAGACCGTGCCGTGGCCGAAGGTCGGCCGCAAGGGTGCGCTGATCAAGATCGGTGCGTGCGGGGTCTGCGGCACCGATCTGCATATTCTCAAAGGTCACTGGCCGAAGCCGCTGCCCTGGCCGTTCACGCTCGGCCACGAGATCGGTGGCGTCATCGTCGAATGCGGCGATGAGTTCACCGAGGATTTCATGAGCAAGCCGCTCAAGGTCGGATCGAAAGTGATGATCCCGCCGCTGATGCCGTGCGGGCATTGCTATTACTGCATCCATTATCCGCAGACCGCGAACAAATGCCTGACGCCCGTTTATTACGGCCGCTATCTCGGCTTCGACAAGGCGCCGCACATGTGGGGCGGCTGGGCCGAATATGTCTATGTCGATCTCGACATGCTGCCGGGCACCAAGATCTACAAATTGCCCGACGACATGTCGCTGCGCCTCGGCGCATTGTCCGAGCCGCTGACCTCCTGCATCCGCGCCTTCAATCGCGCAACGCGCGCCGGCGGCTTCACCTGGGCCGACACGGTGGTGATCCAGGGCTCCGGCCCGATCGGAATTCTCGCGGTCGCGGCGGCAAAAGAGATGGGAGCGGGGCGCGTAATCTGCGTCGGTGCGCCGGAGGAGCCGCGCCTCAAGCTCGCGCGCGAGTTCGGCGCGGAGGCGACGGTCAACATCGAGGAGCTCACATCGCCGCAGGAGCGCATCGCGCGCGCGAGAGAGATCGTCGGCGGTTTCGGAGCTGATTTGGTATTGGATTGCTCGGGCCATCCGACCGCCGGTCCCGAAGGCATCGAGATGCTGCGCGACGGCGGCACCTATGTCGAGATGGGCCAGTTCACCGACGCCGGCTCGATCGAGACCTCCTGGCACCGCATCTGCACCAAGGACCTCAACGTGCTCGGCTCCTGGGGCTTCACCGGCAATGATCTGCCGCTCGGCGTCGACATGCTCTACCGCACCCGCGACAAATATCCCTGGCTGAAGATGCAGACGATCTATCCGTTCACGGAAGAGGGCGTCTCGCAGGCCGTGAAGGACGCGATGGCGATGAAGACGGTGAAATCGACCATCGTGCCGTGGCCCGATCTGGTGGAGTGAGAGTGCGTAGCCCGGATGGAGCGGAAGCGAAGTCCGGGGCCGGCCCGCATTGCGTTTCGCTCCATGCGGGCTGCGTTCCGTGATCTCGGCCGCCGGCTGCCCCAAAAGTTCCACAGGAAATCCGCGAATGATCCGTCTGGGCGTGAAACTTAAGCCCGGGTTCCGGCTTTCAGTTCGCGTGAGAGGTATCGTGAAGCGAATTCTGAAACCCGTCACCTACATCCTCGCGGCCATCTACTTCCTGGTGGACGCGGTGTTCATGGCCGTGGCGCGGCCGATCTCGGCCTGGCTCGCGCGGCATTTCGAGTTCAAGCGACTCCGCGCCTGGATCAAATCGCTGCCGCCTTATCCGTCGCTCGCGCTGTTTTCGGTACCCGTGATCATCCTGGAGCCGATCAAGCCGGTGGCGGCGTATCTCGTCGCGACTGGTCAGTTTCTGAGCGGCATGGCGGCGTTTGTCGGCTGCGAGCTGCTCAAGCTCGTGCTGGTCGAGCGCCTGTTCCATCTCACGCGCGACAAGCTGATGCGGATTCCAGCCTTCGCCTGGGTGTACGGGAAGTTCACCGAGATGAGGGCGTGGCTCCAGGCCACCGAAGCCTGGCGCGCAATCCGCGCCTTGAGCCGCGCGGCGAAGGATTTTGTCGTGCGGGCGAGAGCGAGGTTGGCCGGCGGCTTCGGCAGGCCCGTGACATCAAGGGACTAGAGCCGCGCCTGTTAGGCGAGCTTGCGCGCGGCAGCCGTCGCCTTGTCGCCCGTGTTGGGCGTGCCCGTCGGCTCGATCAGCATCAGATGAACCTCCTCGCGCGCCACCGGGCGGTGCTCGACACCTTTGGGCACGACGTAGAGTTCGCCTGGGCCGAGCGTGACGGTGCGATCCCGCAGCTCGATGTCGAGCTTGCCCTTCAGCACGAGAAAGAAATCGTCGGTGTCCTCGTGCTTGTGCCAGGTGAATTCGCCCTTCACCTTCACCACCATCACGTCGCAATCGTTGAAGGTCGTGATCGTGCGCGGCGACCAATGATCATTGAAGGTCGCGAGCTTGTCGGCGAGCGATATGCTGTCGGCCATGGTTGATCCGTGTCCTGCTGTCTCGTGAAGCACGATTTGGGATCGAACGGCGCCCACGGCAAGGCATTGCTTCGCCGGCAGGTCTTGTCGCGCCGAATTTGCGGAATGGTCGCAAAAGCCGGACTTTCCGGCCCAAAATCCCGCCAAAGCGCCGCGCTGAGCGTCCCGGCCTTGTTCACCCTGTCGCCAATGCCATGCATCAAAGCCATGGTGATTTGGCCGCTGCTGGCGTAAAGAGCGTTCCAAATCAAGATCATCATGGGTGTGACCGGGCTTCTGCAGCGATTGCAGCGTCAGGCCCCTCGGCTTTCCGTTCCACACCCCGACCAACCAAGGTTTTCATCCCGTGTCCTTTCCGGCCCTGACCCCGCCGCTCGCCCGTGCCCTGGCTGAGCGCAATTACGAGTCTCCGACCCCGGTTCAGCTCGCCGTGCTCGGCGAGGATGCCGTCGATCGCGACCTCCTGGTGTCGGCCCAAACAGGCTCGGGCAAGACCGTCGCTTACGGCCTGGCCATGGCCAGGGACCTGCTCGACGGGGCCGAGCGGTTCGCGCAGGCCGCAGCTCCGCTGGCCCTGATCGTCGCGCCGACCCGCGAGCTTGCCTTGCAGGTCCAGCGCGAGCTCACTTGGCTCTATGAACATGCGCAGGCGCGCGTCGTCTCATGCGTTGGCGGCATGGACCCGCGTCGCGAGCAGCGTGAGCTCGCAGCAGGCGCCCATATCGTCGTCGGCACGCCCGGTCGCCTGTGCGATCATCTGCGGCGCAACCGCCTCGATATCTCGGAACTGAAGGTCGTCGTGCTCGACGAGGCCGACGAGATGCTCAATCTCGGCTTTCGCGAGGACATGGAGTTCATCCTTGAGACCACGCCGGAGACGCGTCGCACGCTGCTGTTTTCGGCGACGTTCCCGCGCGGGATCGTGGCGCTCGCCAAGCAGTATCAGCAGGATGCGTTTCGCATCGAGGTCGCGGGCGACGAGGGCGGTCACGCCGACATCGAGTACCGTGCCATCCGGGTGGCTCCCGGTGATGTCGAACATGCGGTCGTCAACGTGCTGCGCTTCTACGAGTCGCCGAGCGCGCTGGTGTTCTGCAACACGCGCGATGCCGTCAGGCATTTGCAGGCGGCGTTGCTGGAGCGCGGTTTTTCCGTCGTCGCTCTCTCAGGCGAATTGACGCAGAACGAGCGTACCCTGGCGCTCCAGTCGCTCCGGGACGGACGCGCCCGCATTTGCGTTGCGACCGACGTTGCCGCCCGCGGTATCGATCTGCCCAGCCTCGACCTCGTGATTCACGCCGACCTGCCGAACGACCCCGAGGTGATGCAGCATCGCTCGGGCCGCACCGGCCGCGCGGGCCGCAAGGGTGTCAGCGTCCTGCTGGTGCCGCCGATACGACGACGTCGTGCGGAGGTGTTGCTCAATCTGTCCGGCATCGAAGCGAATTGGGGCACGGCGCCGCAGGCGGACGAGATCCGCAAGCTCGATCATGAGCGGATGAAGGACGTGTTGTTCACCGAGGAGACGACCGCCGAGGATCTGGCGCTGGCGCAGGCCTTGCTGGCCGAGCGCTCGGCCGAAGACATTGCCGCAGCACTCGCGCGGCTCTATCGCGCGCGGCTGCCGTCGCCCGAAGACATTCTCGATCCGGGCGAGCGCAGCAGCCGGCCGCGTGACGATCGTCATCGCGACGCTCGCGCGCCGCGCGACGATGGAAAGCCGCGCGGCGAGGATCGCTCGGAGCGGCCTCGCGCCAAATCGGGGAAAAAGCACGTCATGGCGGAGCCGACCGTCTGGTTCCGGGCCGCCATCGGCCGCCGCAAGAATGCGGAGGCGCGCTGGCTGCTGCCGATGATCTGCCGCCGCGGCGGCATCGACAAGCGCGACATCGGCGCGATCAAGATCTCGGACACCACCACCGAGTTCGAGATCTCCGAACGCGTTGCGGAATCCTTTGCCGTCAAGGTCAAGCGTCCGGACAAGGAAGACAGCATCCGCATCGAGCCGATGACGGGCGCGCCGCAAGAGCAGGCGCCGGCGGAAAAGCGTTCACGCGCGCCAAGACGCGATGAAGATGAGGACGATCGCGTCAACCGCCGCAATGACGATCCCTGGAACGCGAACGCGCCAAAGCCACACGACAGGCCGCGGGGAAAGCCTGAAGGCAAGTACCAGGGCAAACCGCACGCCAAATCTGACGCCAAGCCTCACGACAGCGGCAAGTTCGGCAAGCCGGCGTTCGGGAAGAAGAACAAGAAATTCGGCAACAAATCCGGTGACGCCAAATACGCGCCGTCGGTCACGGAATGGCCGGGCGCCTCCGGAAAGAAGAATAAGAAGAAG
The genomic region above belongs to Bradyrhizobium sp. CCBAU 53338 and contains:
- a CDS encoding cupin domain-containing protein — its product is MADSISLADKLATFNDHWSPRTITTFNDCDVMVVKVKGEFTWHKHEDTDDFFLVLKGKLDIELRDRTVTLGPGELYVVPKGVEHRPVAREEVHLMLIEPTGTPNTGDKATAAARKLA
- a CDS encoding zinc-binding dehydrogenase, with product MDSIRVCTHAGPGSEPVIKTVPWPKVGRKGALIKIGACGVCGTDLHILKGHWPKPLPWPFTLGHEIGGVIVECGDEFTEDFMSKPLKVGSKVMIPPLMPCGHCYYCIHYPQTANKCLTPVYYGRYLGFDKAPHMWGGWAEYVYVDLDMLPGTKIYKLPDDMSLRLGALSEPLTSCIRAFNRATRAGGFTWADTVVIQGSGPIGILAVAAAKEMGAGRVICVGAPEEPRLKLAREFGAEATVNIEELTSPQERIARAREIVGGFGADLVLDCSGHPTAGPEGIEMLRDGGTYVEMGQFTDAGSIETSWHRICTKDLNVLGSWGFTGNDLPLGVDMLYRTRDKYPWLKMQTIYPFTEEGVSQAVKDAMAMKTVKSTIVPWPDLVE
- a CDS encoding DEAD/DEAH box helicase, whose product is MSFPALTPPLARALAERNYESPTPVQLAVLGEDAVDRDLLVSAQTGSGKTVAYGLAMARDLLDGAERFAQAAAPLALIVAPTRELALQVQRELTWLYEHAQARVVSCVGGMDPRREQRELAAGAHIVVGTPGRLCDHLRRNRLDISELKVVVLDEADEMLNLGFREDMEFILETTPETRRTLLFSATFPRGIVALAKQYQQDAFRIEVAGDEGGHADIEYRAIRVAPGDVEHAVVNVLRFYESPSALVFCNTRDAVRHLQAALLERGFSVVALSGELTQNERTLALQSLRDGRARICVATDVAARGIDLPSLDLVIHADLPNDPEVMQHRSGRTGRAGRKGVSVLLVPPIRRRRAEVLLNLSGIEANWGTAPQADEIRKLDHERMKDVLFTEETTAEDLALAQALLAERSAEDIAAALARLYRARLPSPEDILDPGERSSRPRDDRHRDARAPRDDGKPRGEDRSERPRAKSGKKHVMAEPTVWFRAAIGRRKNAEARWLLPMICRRGGIDKRDIGAIKISDTTTEFEISERVAESFAVKVKRPDKEDSIRIEPMTGAPQEQAPAEKRSRAPRRDEDEDDRVNRRNDDPWNANAPKPHDRPRGKPEGKYQGKPHAKSDAKPHDSGKFGKPAFGKKNKKFGNKSGDAKYAPSVTEWPGASGKKNKKKRRG